In the Balearica regulorum gibbericeps isolate bBalReg1 chromosome 3, bBalReg1.pri, whole genome shotgun sequence genome, CCAAAGTCCTCACACAAAGAGAAACATCAACCAGTCTGGCAGGGTTGCCTCACGCTGCTGTGACAGCGACATGTCTCATTTCCTAAGTGGCAGGACCGGACTCTGCAGACACCACTACCTGGCAAAACTAAGCTGAGAACAGGCAAATCCCTTCAGTGACATGTCACCTCCACAGGGAAgcctttctgtctctgcttgTCCCAAGGGAACAACCTGTTCTCACAGAGAGAAGGCAGTCGCAAACCCCTTGATAAGGTCGaagctattttaaaaccaaaccaccgGTTAGATGTGTGCCCTAGAAAGCATCCCTTTAATTAGGCTCCAGGGGAATTTGTGGCTGCGAGGAAGCACCCGCCACAGCCTGTTCCGCCCACAACAGCCTGAAGTGCTGTGCTCAGGGTGACGTGGCTGCCTGTCACCCCAGGCTGCACACCCAGGCTTACTCAGATAAGCCGGGAGAGCACGGTTGTAAACAGCAGCACGCGTGCATTCCTTCCATACCACAGGACAGTATTTATGGGGCTGAATGCAGGAAGCTTAGGAAGGGGTGAAGGGCAGCCACCTCCAACAGTGACCCAGCTCCAAGGGCAGCAAGGCAAAAGCCCAGCTCCACCTTCACTCATTGTACAATTCAGACGGCAAGCTcaataaaacatctttattcTGTACATTTATATATAGATGCTTGGGGAACAGGGACAAACCCCAGCATTAGAAAAATTCAAGACAACAAAACAGCAATTATGAGGAGCATGGCACCAAGAACAGTCATGCCACAGATGGCAAGGATGAGGTGAGACAACCCATCAGCTATGTCAGAGGAGGCCACAGCACCCCATGCCTGCTTTGGGGCAGAGAACACCAGGGCTGCTGCAAACAGCTGGAGTCCCCCCACCCCTCAGGCAGCTTTCTTTGTGACCCACTAGCACCAAAGGGAAGagcctgctggcagctggggccTGTCCTTCTTGCAGGCACGGGTGAAAGCCCACATCACCGTAACACCCAGGCCACTGCCAGGATGGGAAGAAAGAGGGATCCTGCTTGAGCAGTGAccctcagccagcagctcctgtcTCACTGCTGGGCTGATGGGGAAGAAGCAGATTTTCAGCTGGGTCACTGCTCTCCCAAGGGACAGGTCACTCCTGTCACTACTGAGCTGCTTCTAAGTCCCTTCATATATACCACCATTTCCCTGGCTTCCCCATGCCTCAGCATGCTCTTTGCAGGGTGCAGCCACCATCTCCCCACCCACTAGATCCTAGCCCAGCGGAGAGTGCTGCTTTGCAACATCCACACATTAGCACAGACTGCTCAGCTCCGCAGGCACTGCCTGTGCCAGCAGTCCAGAAGCAGAACCTGCTTTCAAGATGGTAGAAGGGCTGTTTTGGTGTCCAAGTGCTATTGCAGGCCCTCGCCCTTCTCTTCAGTCAGGGCTGGCAGGCCACCATGCCACGCAACAGGGCTGGCTGAAGGCCTGTTGCTCACAGCTGACAGATTTGGTCTAACAGTCAACAATAAACCCAAAAGCCTATGTACAGCTATACAGCCCCTGGTGCACCCTCCAGGCTATGAATGGCCTGCAGTAACGGTCACACAGGGGAGCTGCACGACGGCGAGCAGGAGACAAACGTGCTCCACTTTTTGTGCACAGAGTCCTTGCTGGCAACACCAGCTTTCCTCTGACAACAAACCCCAGtggcaagggaaagaaaagaagtctttcacaaggagaaacagaaataaaatcacgCCACTGTCACATCACATCTAAACAATAGAAGTCACCTGGTTCTGTCTTAGTAACACAGTCTGTCCTCCTCACACATTAAGGCAAGCATGTGAGGAGCAAGCTGGGCTGGGCCCTGGAATAGCCACACCAGGGAGCCCCCTGCAAACCACTGCTGTCGACAAGCAGGTGACACCTGCAGCTGAACATCCATGGAAACAACCTGCACATGCCAGCACAGGCCCAGGCCGTGCTCTGCTCCACAGAACggcctcctgcccagctgctgcaagTACAAACTCTGCCTTCGTGCCGTTACGTCAGGAGGCTGTGCCACTcagagcagccacagcttccCAGGAGTCAGAAAGCGGGATGCTGAAGGAGTGTGTACGTGTGAGTGGGGAACAGGACATTTGTCCAACAGTAAGACACTCAGATTGGAGtaatgcaaaaccaacacacaaatGGACACACAGCAGATTAAAGCCAACCAAGattaaaacagttaaaaagtGTCCTGAATGCATTCTGAGAGGTTCAACCAAGCTCTGCTGTGCGTAGCAGGGCCTCTTCCATCCCCTGCCCAGAAGGATGTGCTGCAGGATGGCTCAAGAGAGGATTGTTATCAACCCAGTTCTCAGAGAGCAGAAATGGGACCAGATCTTGTGtcagagatggaaaaacatCCCTTCACTGCTAGTCTACAAGGGTCCTGCTCCTCCCAACCAGTAATTTTCAAACAGTAAACAAAGCCAGAGCTTGCCTGCCCAAGTTTGCAGGTGCCTCTGATCTATTCTGAAGGAGGGCAGGATAACAAAAGCTGCAGGAGATGTGGAGAACATGCTTAACTTGCCCCATGTACGGTACTGAATGCAAGAAACTCTCCCAGGCTCCATCTCACAGTGCAAAGGAGGGGCACCCATGCTAGAACgggacagcagcagctccaggcatCACTCAGAGTGCCACGGGAGCTTCCATCCTTCTCCCCAGGTGTTGGTGAGTAGAGATCTCTCTGACCTAGTGGTAGTCAGAAGCTCAGCTGTCCAGGCCCCAGAGACTCCTCCAGGCCATTTTCTTTGGTGGTGATGGCTTGGAGGTCAGTGACATGCCCAATGCCTTTGGTGACTCCTTCACGGAAAAGCAGCTTGGCTCCGATCTTCAAGTATTCAGGATGCTTGATGAACCTGAAACGGACGACTGCCTTCTCTCCTGTCCGCAGCTTGTCCTGAAAAGTAAAAAGGGGAGAGCTTAGACCCACCTGCCATACCAATGCATGCAGGAGACGTGCATGTGGATGCTAAGAAGATGAGGCAAATGAGCAGGTTGCCTCCCTCAGACTGCATGACTTGAGCCCTTCCCATTATTGTATGCATAGTATGCATAAGGGGAGACAGGAGGACGCAAGCATTGGAAAATGGAGAGTTCACGTCCCTTCAAAGTCTTGCTGTAGTCCATCATGCTGCTTGTTTTGTGAGGAGGGAATTCTTTAACTTGTTGGGAGGAAAAGCAACCAAATAGGAAGGACAAAGGGATGGAGTGTGCTCCTAGGAAGGGACTCAGCTGCTCAAGGTACCAGTAGCCCCTAGCTTTACTAGAGGGCATGGTGGAATCCCAACAAACCCCACAGAGAGTTCCATCATGTTCCCCTTTCCTCTCATGCCTACCTTTCCGTGGATCTTCTCTACGATAGCAGTCTGTCGCACATTCCCCACGTGCACCGTCACCTGAAACCCCTTCCGGAAAGTCGTGGCATGGAACAACAGTACAATCTCGGCTTCAAACACTGAGCAGATGGTGGGATTCATTTCTGGGCTCACCATGACCATGCCCTGCACAACAACCCAAAAGCTCAGACCAGTTAGGGCCAGTCCCCTTGCTTCTGCACAgcccccaaaaccacaaacacatcTCCTCTGTGACTTGGGCTTGCATCCTATTCTCAGCCTTGTACTCGTCCTACTCATACCTGCTCCCTTCCAGCAAGTTTCCTGCAATCATCTCTACTTCATTCCACCCTACCAATGGGAGATCTCCAGGGAAGCCTCCAGTCCTGCTCACTGGACCAGTGAGCAACCTGGCAACAGCAGGACTCACCTTGCGCAGCAGAGAGCGGTCGAAGGGTCCGAGGGCCAGCGTGGCTGCCTGCCCAGCCCGCAGCACGCGGCAGGCAGAGCGGTTGCGTTGGATACTGCATACTTTCAGCCGGAGGAACTTCCCATCATCAGTGGGACCAACCACTAGGTTCTCCCCTTCTCGGCAGATCCCGCTGCCCAGGGCAGAAGAGCAGGACATAGCTCATCAGgagacaaggaagaaatttcacCCTGCAAGATCAACCTGCACAAACTCCCCAGGGCCAAGAAGGTGAGTGTCTTTGGACTCTTATCTGGGACCAACTAACAGGTATGCAAAAGCTGGGGGGAATGGGGATTTCCTGCAGTAGGAGCAAAAGCCACACTATCACTCCTAAGAATACCAGGTACAGACAGAGGCCATCCTGTCCCCAGTGCTCTGCCACACTGCATTGTTTCTGCTGGAGAGACTGCAGTTGACGCCTGTTCTGTGTGGAAGCGTTGATAGCCAAACTGCTCTGATCACTCCCAAACACTGAGGGACAGCTGCCTTCTCATGGCGTAGCATGCGGTTAACCTCTGCTGGGACTGGAGGACTTGTCCTCTGTATTTCCTGCCCCTGcttgaggaaggaggaaagcaatGCCTTGCGATCATGGCTAACCTCTGCCAACTCTGGGTTCCAGCACGCTACAGGTCACATTCCTCATCCAGCAACTTTAGAGCAGACTCTCTGCTTGCCACCACATGACCGATGGTCTGCTCATGGCACCTCGCAGTACCCTGTAGGGCTTTACCCTCACTTGGCTCAGTCATCTGGCAGAGTCAGGACTGAGCCTTGCACTGTTTCCACCATCTGCAGATGACTCTAACCTTGTGGAAACTCCAGCCACCATTCACACCCACACTTGTCTGCCTGGCCTCACTTACCTCGACAGAGTTCCTCCCACAACAGTCCCCACCTCTGGCACAGTATAAATTTCGTCGACCTGCAGCAAGGCAACAAGAATGAGCTGCTCAGACAGCTGTAAAATAGCACTGTAGAATGAGAACAAGGTGCCTGCCCCTTGTGTGGAGGGAGGTGAGCTCTCTGCTGGTCATCAGACACCATCTTGGAGCTTACACCACCTCCCACTACCTTCCTGTTAGAGGAACCTCTGCCTTTTAAGTGGCAACCAGAGAAACAATCTTATCCCTGAGATGGGCATCCCTTGGTTAGGACAGAGCCCAGCCtaacagactttttttcaaagacagagtCCATTCTTTACTTTAATGTATCCCAATAGTCCAGGAGCTTACCATGTCTCTCCCCATGGTATCCAGTGCCCGAGATGTTTGTCACATGTCACAGCAATGAGTGCAGCACCAGAACTGGATACAAACTACTCTTAACGCACCTGAAATTCTGTGAGTTGCTGCATTAGTTCTTCCTGCTCTTTACTGTTGGTCAGTGGAGGGAGGATGTTGAGGAAGACTTTTAAGAGATCCAGGTTCTCCCCAGAAACACTGGACAGCGTGAAGATTGGGGTGATGCTGTCAGGCAGAAATAGACAGGAATAAGCAGAAGGCCAGAGTGCAGCTGCAGGTGGTGTCTGGGATTCTGAATCTACCAAGTTCAGCAAGAAGATAGAGACTACAATGATAAATGATAAAGCAGGAGGGCACATGGGATAGGTACACTGCTGCAGTAACCCCTGCCTCAGTGGTTGGTTGAGGCACCAATCCCCTGCCAACCCACACTTCTGTCATGGAGAAGCAACTTCAGTGCAGCCTCAGGCACCTTCTGCTCACAGAGACCAGAAAAAAGGCCTGGGAGGGGAAAATGCCTTCTTGGAGAATGCAAAGGTAGGAAACTTGATGAGGAGCCAAGATGTGCAAGATGAGGTCGCCTCCCATGTGGttgcccttccccagctccacaCAGCAGCCCAGTCTGAATTGCATCCTcccagcagaagaaaggaatggCCCCTTACTTGGGAGACTGTGCaaactgctgtgctgctgtaaCAGCATCGTCATCTGAGTTCACAAGCAGGGGGAGCTTGTTGCAGCCTGGCTGCTTCAGGATTCGCTCCAGCTGCTTCACTGTCCGTTCCACGGTGGCTTTCGAACACAAGTCAACTTTGCTGATGACAATGAAGAAGGGGACCTTGAGAGCCATGGCCAAGCCCAAGTGCTCTCGCGTTGTGCCTGCTGCAGGAGACAAGTGAGAGTGTAGGTGCAGTAGCAGTCATCACTGTTGCTTATTTATGCGACAGCTGTCTCCTGGCTCTCCCATAAGCCCGCTCTAGAGATTTCACTCTAACTGCTTAGTTCTTCAGgcaatgaaaaagcaaaattattcttttaaacaaaaccaaacatcagtccagaaaaataaaagccaccAAGAATTTTTGTGACTGATCTGTTTGCTTCAGAAAGATGTGGTAGTTTTCATTCTTGGGCTAGAGTTTGCCAGAAAACAGCCTGTTTACAAGGCCTCAGGATTCAGCACCCCTAAGAATATgtcaaagttgtttttttttttctggcaaacaCAGCCTCAAATTCCAAACAAACCCCCTCTGTCCAGAGTACAGTTTAATGTGGCCTACAGCTGGTAAGAGGAtctcagctctgccttccctcccaggCACTCATAGGCACTGGCTTACAAGAAATCAGTAGaggctttttttctgacaaCTGTTCCCATCTAACAAGGACCCACTCTCCCCATTCTCCATTTCTCTTCATGTGTTGCTGTCAATCCATGCAGGCAGGGCAACACTCACCAATGCCGGTGTTGGCACTAACCACCAGCATAGCAAAGTCCGGGCAGTAGCTGGTGAGGCCAAAGATTGTTGTTTTCAGATACTTGTGGTGGCCAGCCAGGTCAATGAAAGTGATCATTTTGGAAGAACTCTCACAGATCTCTTCTGCTGTTCGGGAGTCACTGTAATTTACCACCTGAGGAATATAACAACTCAGTGAGAGAAGGAGCCCCAGCAGGCAAGTGAAGAAAACCCAGCTCTTATCTATCCACATTGACCTCAGAATTAGTgaggagagatcattcaccatACATGCAAGAAATGATGTCTGTTGCAAATGGACAAGTAGCACTCAGGTTCAGCTAAAGGGACACAGAGCTGTGCTACCTCTCTTCCCTCATGTCCCACTCACAGTTGTAACAGCAGGGTAGTCCTAttctcttccagttttctgAGTTCAGCAGCCCACTCCCTCACCTCTCCTTTGCTGTTGAAGCCAAGGATCTCAAAGCTGATGCTCGACGTTCTTCCTGACTGGATTTCATGGAGATGCCGGAAGAGGTTGAGGCGTGCTCTGCCCCGCCCATTGTCCAGCTCTCCTTGTGTTAGGACGCCCAACAGGGTTGACTTCCCTGAGTCCACATTTCCCAACACAGCTACTCGCAGATCTAAGAACtacaggaagaagaagagagaaatcatGAAACTTAACCACTGCTGTGCCGGGTGTGAATGAACACTATAAGGCAGTGGAGATGTGCCTCAGAGAGCTTCCCTCCATGATGGACACTGTGAAGTGAAATCTTGCTCAGATTCTACTCTTGCTCCTAGCAAACCCCTGCCCAGGAGTTGTGATAGACTTTCTAGAGTTGTGGTGTGACACATGAGGCTTGGATATCACAAAAAAGGCCATTTGCTGCAGCAGGACTTCTGAATGCTTCCTTGTTTACACACTGACCTGCATCTGAACTGTTGCTGTAGAAGTGAAACAATTTCTGCCTGGATCAGAGGTGAGTCTCCCCTACTGGTATCTGCCTCAACCACAGTCTTGGAGATGAAAATTGTTATCATCAAGCCTCCCTCTGGCAGCTCTTTAAAGCAGCTCTTTAAAGCATCTACTATGGGCCAATCTATGACAAAGCCCTTCTAGGGTTTGGGCTCCTATCCCAAAAGGAAGCTGCTTGTATGAAGCCTCTAAGTCTCCAGCAGGAGAGGATGGCCAAGTTGCAGGTCCCTACCTGCTGGTTGTCAGGCACCTTTCGGACAAGCACCTCCGTTATCTTCCTTGGAACGTCGCTGTCGTAATCGACCTCCCTCTCCCGCAGCACTGTAATGTCAGCCCCAACCCTGCCACACACATGAAAGGAAGGAGTGAGATACACTTCTACTCGGCAGCTCTAGCACCTCTAGAATCACAGCTGGCAAAGCGAATGGGATGAAAGCTGGGGATAGCAGGGAAGGAGCCTCAAGCTTCCAGCCAAAAGCCTTATAACTGCCTTCATATTTCCAGAGCCTTGTGATGAAGGAATTTTGGTCATATAGGGGCTTTGTAGAAGGGAGCCACCGGCTCCTCAGGGGACTCCTGAGGCCGAGCCTCTCGAGGCTGCTTATGCCTGCAGATCCTGCAGATGAAAGGGAACACATACTTCTCTGCCATACGGCGCAGTGTCTTGAGCGAGGCACGCATCTCCTCCTCTGAGAGGCCCACCAGCAGCCCATTGTCCTCCACGCCGATCTGATAGACGGCCTCACCTCGGCCCTCCTGTAGTCGCCACTTCATCTGTGTCACCAGGTG is a window encoding:
- the GTPBP2 gene encoding GTP-binding protein 2, with product MDSRVSELFGGCCRPAGGGAGGALRGRGGAVPGGGGGSKAKKKNGRSRGGKANNPPYLPPEAEDGNIEYKLKLVNPSQYRFEHLVTQMKWRLQEGRGEAVYQIGVEDNGLLVGLSEEEMRASLKTLRRMAEKVGADITVLREREVDYDSDVPRKITEVLVRKVPDNQQFLDLRVAVLGNVDSGKSTLLGVLTQGELDNGRGRARLNLFRHLHEIQSGRTSSISFEILGFNSKGEVVNYSDSRTAEEICESSSKMITFIDLAGHHKYLKTTIFGLTSYCPDFAMLVVSANTGIAGTTREHLGLAMALKVPFFIVISKVDLCSKATVERTVKQLERILKQPGCNKLPLLVNSDDDAVTAAQQFAQSPNITPIFTLSSVSGENLDLLKVFLNILPPLTNSKEQEELMQQLTEFQVDEIYTVPEVGTVVGGTLSSGICREGENLVVGPTDDGKFLRLKVCSIQRNRSACRVLRAGQAATLALGPFDRSLLRKGMVMVSPEMNPTICSVFEAEIVLLFHATTFRKGFQVTVHVGNVRQTAIVEKIHGKDKLRTGEKAVVRFRFIKHPEYLKIGAKLLFREGVTKGIGHVTDLQAITTKENGLEESLGPGQLSF